The following proteins are encoded in a genomic region of Carassius auratus strain Wakin unplaced genomic scaffold, ASM336829v1 scaf_tig00039398, whole genome shotgun sequence:
- the LOC113083899 gene encoding myelin protein zero-like protein 3, which produces MDVIRSCSKRVLSRVFVAFVLCRSVCCISVVAPAEVSVVRGSTVTLTCSFSSSSRITSRMSIDWTFRPESGGPAITIFHFSSQAYLPEDDYFKGRVMWAGSPSRGEASIQLLNTSLTDNGTYTCAVRNPPDVHGHPAQTVLTVTPQRRSLTFTDVGVLLVFVLGPSGIITLVLLGRVLCPCGSVSEKRPAAAHHSPIEEVTGEEYFYIQTPQKHRLCCCYFKDYEYEDEYMMDEKPHEHTFTESQC; this is translated from the exons ATGGATGTCATCAGGAGCTGCTCGAAACGAGTTTTATCGCGTGTGTTCGTCGCGTTCG tgctgtGCAGGAGTGTGTGCTGTATCTCAGTCGTGGCTCCAGCAGAGGTCAGTGTGGTCAGAGGATCCACCGTCACCCTGACCTGCTCCTTCAGCTCCTCCAGCAGAATCACCAGCCGCATGTCCATCGACTGGACCTTCAGACCCGAGAGCGGCGGGCCGGCCATCACG ATCTTTCACTTCTCGTCTCAGGCGTATCTGCCGGAGGATGATTATTTTAAGGGTCGTGTGATGTGGGCCGGCAGCCCGTCGCGGGGCGAAGCATCGATCCAGCTGCTGAACACCTCTCTCACTGATAACGGCACGTACACCTGCGCCGTACGCAACCCCCCCGACGTGCACGGACACCCGGCCCAGACCGTCCTCACCGTCACACCCCAGA GACGCTCGCTGACGTTCACAGATGTGGGTGTGCTGCTGGTGTTTGTTCTGGGTCCGTCAGGAATCATCACGCTGGTGCTGCTGGGACGAGTCCTGTGTCCGTGCGGCTCTGTGTCCGAGAAGCGTCCCGCCGCCGCCCATCACTCGCCCATCGAGGAGGTCACTGG agaGGAGTACTTCTACATCCAGACACCGCAGAAACACCGTCTGTGCTGCTGCTACTTCAAG